From Kiloniellales bacterium, a single genomic window includes:
- a CDS encoding DegT/DnrJ/EryC1/StrS family aminotransferase: MADTEPFLYPLACDSWDQEEVAVLKQIAESGFQTMGGHVRAFEQAFADYMGRKHAVMVNSGSSANLLAISALRYRETAPMEPGDEVIVPTVSWSTTYYPILQNNLKAVFVDIAPDTLNIDVELVRKAITPRTRAIFCVSLLGNPPDLAALTDLCKQHDLYLVQDNAESLGAKIDGTEIGGMGHACTYSFYFSHHMSTVEGGMVVTDDDETYHTLLSLRSHGWVRDQPEDSHLYFQDDDPLYQLFRFTLPGYNLRPTEFSGGLGNVQLKKLDGFVAARRRNASIFRETFESHPNLRIQREFGESSWFGFSLILSGAWKGRRKEIAKHLMSKRVQVRPIVAGNFLRNPVIKYFDQVAPFGSKIADEIDTNGFFVGNNHEDLGEKIAYLHQVLSETDA, from the coding sequence ATGGCAGATACCGAACCTTTTCTCTATCCGCTCGCTTGCGATAGCTGGGACCAGGAGGAAGTAGCCGTTCTCAAGCAGATCGCCGAGAGCGGCTTTCAAACCATGGGCGGGCATGTCAGGGCCTTCGAACAGGCCTTCGCCGATTACATGGGCCGGAAACACGCCGTCATGGTCAATTCCGGTTCTTCCGCGAACCTCCTGGCGATTTCGGCGCTGCGATACAGAGAAACGGCGCCGATGGAGCCCGGTGACGAGGTCATCGTCCCGACCGTTTCCTGGAGCACCACCTATTATCCGATCCTCCAGAACAATCTGAAAGCGGTCTTTGTCGATATTGCGCCTGATACCCTGAACATCGACGTCGAGCTCGTTCGCAAGGCGATCACGCCGCGGACGCGCGCCATCTTCTGCGTCAGCTTGCTCGGGAATCCGCCGGACCTGGCCGCCTTGACAGACCTCTGCAAGCAACACGACCTCTACCTCGTCCAGGACAATGCGGAATCTCTTGGCGCGAAGATCGACGGCACCGAGATCGGCGGCATGGGACATGCTTGCACCTACAGTTTCTACTTTTCCCATCACATGTCGACCGTCGAGGGCGGCATGGTGGTAACAGATGACGATGAAACCTATCACACGCTGCTCTCGCTTCGGTCCCATGGTTGGGTGCGTGACCAGCCTGAAGACAGCCACCTCTATTTCCAGGACGACGACCCGCTCTACCAACTGTTTCGCTTCACCCTGCCTGGTTACAACTTGAGGCCCACAGAGTTCTCCGGCGGTCTGGGCAATGTGCAGCTCAAGAAGCTCGACGGCTTTGTTGCGGCACGGCGCAGGAACGCATCCATTTTCAGAGAGACCTTTGAGAGCCATCCGAACCTTCGAATCCAACGCGAATTCGGAGAATCCTCTTGGTTCGGCTTTTCATTGATCTTGAGTGGTGCTTGGAAGGGGCGGCGAAAGGAAATCGCTAAGCACCTGATGAGCAAGCGGGTCCAGGTCCGCCCTATCGTGGCTGGTAACTTTCTTCGGAATCCGGTGATCAAGTACTTTGATCAGGTCGCGCCCTTTGGCAGCAAGATCGCTGACGAGATCGACACGAATGGCTTCTTCGTGGGCAACAATCACGAGGATCTGGGCGAGAAGATTGCCTATCTGCATCAGGTCTTGTCGGAGACCGATGCGTGA